The proteins below come from a single Afipia felis ATCC 53690 genomic window:
- the cysE gene encoding serine O-acetyltransferase — translation MPKPHVDPKAALSTVDPVWSRIRDEAEEVARREPELATFIYSSVLHHDRLEAAVVHRVSERLDHDAMSAGLIRQAYSEALRDDPDIGNAFRADLVAVYDRDPATSRFIDPLLYFKGFHALQAHRLAHWLYKQGRKDFAYYIQSQSSSVFQTDINPAAQIGRGIFLDHATGFVVGETAVIEDDVSILHDVTLGGTGKENEDRHPKIRRGVMIGAGAKILGNIEIGHCARIAAGSVVVKPVPNNVTVAGVPARVVGEAGCSEPSRTMDQMLNTTGL, via the coding sequence ATGCCTAAGCCACACGTCGATCCGAAAGCTGCCCTCTCGACGGTCGATCCGGTCTGGTCGCGAATTCGCGACGAGGCCGAGGAGGTCGCGCGCCGCGAGCCCGAGCTTGCAACCTTCATCTATTCGTCGGTGCTACATCACGACCGGCTGGAAGCTGCGGTGGTGCATCGCGTTTCCGAGCGCCTCGATCATGATGCAATGTCGGCGGGGCTGATCCGGCAGGCCTACAGCGAAGCGCTGCGCGACGATCCCGATATCGGCAACGCCTTCCGCGCCGATCTTGTCGCCGTCTATGACCGCGATCCGGCGACCTCGCGTTTCATCGATCCGCTTCTGTACTTCAAGGGCTTCCACGCGCTTCAGGCGCACCGCCTCGCGCACTGGCTTTACAAGCAGGGCCGCAAGGATTTCGCCTATTACATCCAGAGCCAATCGTCGTCGGTGTTCCAGACCGACATCAATCCGGCGGCGCAGATCGGCCGCGGCATTTTCCTCGATCATGCGACGGGATTTGTCGTCGGCGAGACCGCGGTGATCGAGGACGATGTCTCGATCCTGCACGATGTCACGCTCGGCGGCACCGGCAAGGAGAACGAGGATCGCCATCCGAAAATCCGTCGCGGCGTGATGATCGGCGCAGGTGCGAAGATTCTCGGCAATATCGAGATCGGGCATTGCGCGCGCATCGCGGCGGGCTCCGTCGTCGTCAAACCTGTGCCGAACAACGTCACGGTCGCAGGTGTTCCAGCGCGTGTCGTGGGCGAGGCGGGCTGTTCCGAGCCGTCGCGCACAATGGACCAGATGCTCAACACGACCGGTCTGTAA
- a CDS encoding DUF3126 family protein, which translates to MDVTEVRKLDAYLKRTFGNPKIRVVPRPKKDDSAEVYIGEEFIGVLFVDDEDDDRSYQFQMAILEDDLVEED; encoded by the coding sequence GTGGACGTTACCGAAGTCAGAAAGCTCGACGCTTATCTCAAGCGCACGTTCGGCAATCCGAAAATCCGCGTCGTACCGCGTCCGAAAAAAGACGACTCCGCCGAGGTTTACATCGGCGAGGAATTCATCGGCGTGCTGTTCGTCGATGACGAGGACGACGATCGCTCCTATCAGTTCCAGATGGCGATCCTCGAGGACGACCTCGTCGAAGAGGATTGA
- a CDS encoding DUF6949 family protein encodes MSPDALNSFFALMIGFAFAGALSSGYQALVDRPVGFGLLEKSDAPRAVVTVPFLVFAAPFIIMRNTIRGRRIENRRFAFVMIATVLAGIWSLMSGTCVVMFLQATGIVA; translated from the coding sequence ATGTCGCCGGATGCACTGAATTCCTTCTTCGCCCTGATGATCGGATTTGCCTTCGCGGGCGCGCTGTCGAGCGGCTATCAGGCCCTTGTCGATCGTCCCGTCGGTTTCGGCCTCCTGGAAAAAAGCGATGCCCCGCGCGCGGTGGTGACCGTGCCGTTCCTCGTGTTCGCGGCACCCTTCATCATCATGCGCAACACCATCCGCGGGCGGCGGATCGAGAACCGCCGCTTCGCATTCGTGATGATCGCGACCGTGCTTGCCGGTATCTGGAGCCTGATGTCCGGCACCTGTGTCGTGATGTTTTTGCAGGCGACCGGCATCGTCGCTTAA
- a CDS encoding gamma carbonic anhydrase family protein, with the protein MATYELDGVRPQLPADGDYFIADSAQVIGNVRLQKGASVWFGTVIRGDNELIDIGEGSSVQDNCTFHTDPGFPITMGKNVSVGHNAILHGCTIGDGALVGMGAIVMNGAKIGKESVVGAGALVPEGKEFPERSLIVGSPARVIRTLDDEQVKRLTRAAPHYVKNSRRFKAGLKKID; encoded by the coding sequence ATGGCTACCTACGAACTCGACGGCGTCAGGCCGCAACTTCCCGCTGACGGCGACTATTTCATCGCGGATTCCGCCCAGGTGATCGGCAACGTTCGGCTGCAAAAGGGCGCCAGCGTGTGGTTCGGTACCGTGATCCGTGGCGATAACGAACTGATCGACATCGGCGAAGGTTCGAGTGTTCAGGACAACTGCACCTTCCACACCGATCCCGGTTTTCCGATCACCATGGGGAAGAACGTTTCGGTCGGCCACAACGCCATCCTGCACGGCTGCACCATCGGCGATGGTGCGCTGGTCGGCATGGGCGCGATCGTGATGAACGGCGCGAAGATCGGCAAGGAGAGCGTCGTCGGCGCAGGCGCGCTGGTGCCGGAGGGCAAGGAATTTCCCGAGCGCTCGCTGATCGTGGGATCGCCCGCGCGTGTGATACGGACGCTGGATGACGAACAGGTCAAGCGCCTGACCCGCGCCGCGCCGCATTACGTCAAGAACAGCAGGCGCTTCAAGGCGGGTCTGAAGAAGATCGATTGA
- a CDS encoding glycosyltransferase family 9 protein produces MLKLFRKLARNQQKLDLMIETRRSRKLPRDKGSVVVVRLDGIGDFILWLACARAIRARYPRPDHRITLVASSAFSDLAASTGLFDEVMAINSKRYVEDNAYSRATLRNVAALRAEVAINPGISRDRYGDRLVLASGATTRIGVDGDPEAQTDKKQRQSDRWYTDLIKITPGIHEIEANAIVAHYFDPSAPPSRPRLDRNLISRPDWLPREPYFVVFPGSASVKKKWPADRFAAILTRLQQRTGWIAVICGTNAEKPDAQAILDLTGRHRIIDACGRTDLGALAGVLRDAELLLCNDTGAAHIAAAVDCPVVVPCGGYHYGRFLPYPQLNDGESPVMFTVFEQMPCFNCSWKCIYPRAADEPLYCVSQIGVEAVWQAVGEALESKPHGISANKS; encoded by the coding sequence TTGCTCAAACTGTTTCGCAAACTCGCCAGGAACCAGCAGAAGCTCGATCTGATGATCGAGACCCGCCGCAGCCGCAAGCTGCCGCGCGACAAGGGCTCCGTCGTTGTTGTGCGGCTCGACGGCATCGGCGATTTCATCCTGTGGCTCGCCTGCGCCCGCGCCATCCGCGCGCGTTATCCGCGGCCGGATCATCGCATAACGCTGGTGGCGTCTTCCGCGTTCAGCGACCTCGCCGCTTCGACCGGCTTGTTCGACGAAGTGATGGCGATCAACAGCAAGCGCTATGTCGAGGACAACGCCTATAGCCGCGCCACGCTCCGGAATGTCGCGGCGTTGCGCGCGGAGGTCGCAATCAATCCGGGCATCTCGCGCGACCGTTATGGCGACCGCCTCGTTCTTGCGAGCGGCGCGACGACGCGCATCGGCGTGGACGGCGATCCCGAAGCGCAGACGGACAAGAAGCAGCGGCAGTCGGATCGCTGGTACACCGATCTGATCAAAATCACGCCCGGCATTCATGAGATCGAGGCCAATGCCATCGTCGCGCATTATTTCGATCCGTCCGCACCACCGTCACGACCGCGTCTCGACAGGAATCTCATCTCACGCCCGGACTGGCTGCCACGCGAGCCCTATTTCGTGGTGTTTCCCGGCAGCGCATCGGTGAAGAAGAAATGGCCGGCGGATCGCTTCGCCGCCATCCTCACGCGCCTGCAGCAGCGCACCGGCTGGATCGCGGTGATCTGCGGCACCAACGCGGAGAAGCCGGACGCGCAGGCGATCCTCGATCTTACCGGCCGTCACCGCATCATCGACGCCTGCGGCCGCACCGATCTCGGTGCACTCGCAGGCGTGTTGCGCGATGCCGAACTCCTGCTCTGCAACGACACGGGCGCGGCCCATATCGCGGCGGCGGTGGACTGTCCGGTCGTGGTGCCGTGCGGCGGCTATCACTACGGCCGCTTCCTGCCCTATCCGCAACTCAACGACGGCGAGTCGCCGGTGATGTTCACGGTGTTCGAGCAAATGCCGTGCTTCAACTGCAGCTGGAAATGCATCTACCCACGCGCAGCCGACGAGCCGCTCTATTGCGTGAGCCAGATCGGTGTCGAAGCCGTGTGGCAGGCGGTCGGCGAGGCGCTGGAGAGCAAGCCGCACGGCATCAGCGCCAACAAATCCTGA
- a CDS encoding transglutaminase-like cysteine peptidase, producing MVSIRGWGMCLAIFAGLTGFSNSSQAASRVTTPAAPQSHVLYASLGDTARAPIGWIEFCAENAADCKGGATQARDIVMSQTAWKDLVRVNRWVNENVKPMTDMEHWGVVEKWSYPSDGYGDCEDYVLMKRKMLIDAGWPREALLVTVVRDRKGEGHAVLTVKSDKGEFILDNQNEDVVAWTDTGYRFVKRQSQTDPNVWVSLGDNRPAVVTATSN from the coding sequence ATGGTTTCAATTCGTGGATGGGGCATGTGTCTGGCGATCTTCGCCGGGCTGACGGGTTTCTCAAATTCTTCGCAGGCTGCAAGCCGGGTCACGACTCCGGCCGCGCCGCAAAGTCACGTTCTCTATGCGAGCCTTGGCGACACGGCCCGCGCGCCGATCGGCTGGATCGAGTTCTGCGCCGAGAACGCCGCCGACTGTAAGGGCGGCGCCACGCAGGCCCGCGACATCGTCATGAGCCAGACCGCATGGAAGGATCTCGTGCGCGTCAATCGCTGGGTCAACGAGAACGTCAAGCCGATGACCGACATGGAGCATTGGGGCGTGGTCGAGAAGTGGTCCTATCCGAGCGACGGCTACGGCGACTGCGAAGATTACGTGCTGATGAAGCGCAAGATGCTGATCGATGCCGGCTGGCCGCGCGAGGCACTGCTCGTCACCGTGGTGCGCGATCGCAAGGGCGAAGGCCATGCCGTTCTGACGGTGAAGTCCGACAAGGGCGAATTCATCCTCGACAACCAGAACGAGGATGTCGTGGCCTGGACCGACACCGGCTACCGCTTTGTCAAACGCCAGTCGCAGACCGATCCGAATGTGTGGGTCTCGCTCGGCGACAACCGTCCGGCTGTCGTCACCGCAACATCGAACTGA